Proteins encoded together in one Marispirochaeta sp. window:
- a CDS encoding ABC transporter substrate-binding protein, whose translation MMKQIVSLILISLAVNTVFAAGGNEKTEEIKGPIIVASKIDTEGALLGNVIMKVLENDGFTVENRTEFGPTDVVRKAIIAGEIDIYPEYTGNGGFFFSDTPTETWKNRKAGYELVRKLDLEKNNLVWLEPAPANNTWAIAIREDVAGPNNLKSLEDLADYINSGSEFKIAGSEEFATRPDALPAFEETYGFSLSGEQMLILSGGNTATTEQAASRGTSGVNAAMAYGTDGQLPALGLVVLEDSKGVQPVYEPAPIIRKEVLDRYPEIADLLEPVFSRLDLVTLQNLNAKIAVEGMSAEQVAENWLIEAGQLQ comes from the coding sequence ATGATGAAACAGATAGTATCATTGATTTTAATCAGTCTGGCTGTCAATACGGTTTTCGCTGCCGGAGGAAACGAAAAAACAGAAGAAATAAAGGGACCCATTATTGTTGCCTCAAAAATCGACACCGAAGGGGCCCTGCTGGGGAACGTGATCATGAAGGTCCTGGAAAACGATGGTTTTACTGTGGAAAACCGTACGGAGTTCGGTCCTACCGATGTAGTGCGGAAAGCCATCATAGCAGGAGAAATCGATATCTATCCTGAATATACCGGCAACGGTGGGTTTTTCTTTTCCGACACACCAACGGAAACCTGGAAGAACCGGAAAGCCGGTTATGAGCTTGTAAGAAAGCTGGACCTGGAAAAGAATAATCTTGTCTGGCTTGAGCCCGCACCGGCAAACAATACCTGGGCTATCGCCATCCGGGAGGATGTCGCCGGGCCGAATAATCTTAAAAGCCTGGAAGATCTCGCTGACTATATTAATTCCGGAAGCGAATTCAAGATTGCCGGCAGCGAGGAGTTTGCCACCAGGCCTGACGCCCTGCCGGCCTTTGAAGAGACCTACGGATTCTCCCTCTCCGGAGAGCAGATGCTGATTCTCTCCGGCGGAAACACCGCCACCACCGAACAGGCAGCCAGCCGGGGTACCAGCGGGGTCAACGCGGCCATGGCATACGGTACAGACGGACAGCTGCCCGCTCTTGGGCTGGTGGTCCTGGAAGATTCCAAAGGTGTCCAGCCTGTCTACGAGCCCGCTCCCATTATTCGCAAGGAGGTTCTGGACAGATATCCGGAGATCGCCGATCTGCTGGAACCGGTCTTCAGCAGACTCGATCTGGTAACCCTGCAAAATCTCAATGCAAAGATCGCCGTGGAAGGCATGAGTGCTGAACAGGTGGCCGAAAACTGGCTGATTGAGGCCGGGCAGCTGCAATAG
- a CDS encoding ABC transporter ATP-binding protein: MIRFEEIHKSYDEKQALAGVDIRLPKGKISVIIGPSGCGKSTMLKLINRMIDPDTGQIIIDDIPVRQHSPHELRLGIGYVIQEIGLFPHFTVEENILIVPRLLKWREQKKAERLQELMKLIGLSDEYRGKYPHELSGGEAQRVGVARALAADPEILLMDEPFGAVDPLNRSVLQDEFAAIQAKVQKTVVFVTHDIDEAIRLADHLVIMREGTVVQAGSPEEILQKPAGRFVRDFIGADRAIKRLSLFSLKDIMQPVFPARIGNPIPVGAEGKAYVWVISKEGYLIGWADLADRDPEQNLAADELTRVAAAELAVFETSSLKTALSRMMGQGIRNLPVLDREWHLVGQVNLRDIEQLAGSEGDLPRTEGAAVR, from the coding sequence ATGATACGATTTGAGGAAATACACAAATCCTATGACGAGAAACAGGCCCTTGCCGGGGTGGATATCAGACTGCCGAAGGGCAAAATCAGCGTGATAATCGGTCCTTCGGGCTGCGGCAAGTCGACCATGCTCAAACTTATTAACCGGATGATCGATCCCGACACCGGTCAGATCATTATCGATGATATCCCGGTCCGCCAACATTCTCCCCATGAACTGCGCCTGGGAATCGGATACGTAATTCAGGAGATCGGGCTTTTTCCACACTTCACGGTCGAAGAGAATATCCTTATTGTTCCCCGGCTTCTGAAGTGGCGGGAACAGAAAAAAGCAGAGCGTCTTCAGGAGCTTATGAAGCTGATCGGACTAAGCGACGAGTACCGGGGTAAATATCCCCATGAACTCTCCGGCGGCGAGGCCCAGCGGGTTGGAGTTGCCAGGGCATTGGCGGCAGACCCGGAAATCCTGCTGATGGACGAACCCTTCGGGGCCGTCGACCCTTTGAACCGTTCGGTACTGCAGGACGAGTTTGCCGCGATCCAGGCCAAAGTGCAAAAGACGGTGGTCTTCGTTACCCACGATATTGACGAGGCAATCCGGCTGGCGGACCATCTGGTTATTATGCGCGAGGGAACCGTCGTACAGGCAGGTTCGCCGGAGGAGATACTCCAGAAGCCGGCAGGCCGTTTTGTGCGGGACTTTATCGGCGCCGACCGGGCCATTAAGCGGCTATCCCTCTTCTCACTCAAGGATATAATGCAGCCGGTTTTCCCCGCCCGGATTGGAAATCCGATACCCGTCGGTGCTGAGGGCAAAGCCTATGTATGGGTTATCAGCAAAGAGGGCTATCTTATCGGGTGGGCTGACCTGGCCGACAGGGATCCGGAGCAAAACCTTGCAGCAGACGAGCTCACCCGGGTCGCCGCTGCGGAGCTCGCGGTGTTCGAAACCTCCAGCCTGAAGACCGCCCTCTCCAGAATGATGGGCCAGGGAATCCGCAATCTCCCGGTACTGGACCGGGAGTGGCACCTGGTTGGTCAGGTAAATTTGCGGGACATCGAACAGCTGGCAGGCTCCGAAGGGGACCTGCCCCGGACAGAAGGAGCTGCAGTGCGATGA
- a CDS encoding ABC transporter permease: MGQRSYSAVITSSIIGGLTLLPFLSYAPNRVAEGTDLYLWEIDPLLLLFPGGLILLLVLASRSHRKRMELFFPALISASALFILSMAGETIPVEEAATARIGGNWGFWGWILTAYLYGSSLKRSSSALLMTIGITLVILLTGALDFFGPVREFAVKEARFYTEVRTHLSLAGSATLIAALVAVPAGISAHRIPAFSKAAFTGANVIQTLPSLALFGLMIAPLSWLSMRFPVLRELGIKGVGNFPAILALSGYAALPILRNTYTGLKVIPAGAVQAGRGMGMSPFKLLGLVEIPLALPVLLAGLRIAFVQAIGNTTVAALIGAGGLGYFVFQGLGQAAPDLILLGVVPLIAITVGADKGLKLLEYLLTPKPFREKS, encoded by the coding sequence GTGGGCCAAAGAAGCTACTCCGCGGTCATTACCTCAAGCATAATCGGAGGGCTGACGCTGCTTCCCTTTCTCTCCTACGCGCCCAACCGGGTCGCCGAGGGTACAGACCTGTATCTATGGGAAATAGACCCCTTGCTCCTGCTGTTTCCCGGCGGATTGATACTGCTGCTGGTACTCGCAAGCAGGAGCCACCGGAAGCGCATGGAGCTGTTCTTTCCGGCCCTGATAAGTGCCTCTGCCTTGTTCATACTCAGCATGGCAGGCGAAACCATCCCTGTGGAAGAAGCGGCGACCGCCCGCATCGGCGGAAACTGGGGCTTCTGGGGCTGGATCCTGACAGCTTACCTGTACGGCAGTTCCCTGAAGCGCTCATCCTCCGCTCTTCTCATGACCATTGGAATCACCCTGGTCATTCTGCTGACAGGAGCCCTGGACTTCTTCGGTCCGGTACGGGAATTTGCCGTAAAAGAGGCGCGTTTTTATACCGAAGTCAGAACCCATCTATCTTTGGCGGGAAGCGCAACCCTGATAGCAGCTCTTGTTGCCGTCCCAGCGGGAATAAGCGCGCACAGGATTCCAGCTTTTTCCAAAGCAGCCTTTACCGGGGCCAACGTAATTCAAACCTTGCCCAGTCTGGCCCTCTTCGGCCTGATGATAGCCCCCCTTTCCTGGCTCTCCATGCGTTTTCCGGTTCTGCGGGAGCTGGGGATAAAGGGGGTCGGGAACTTCCCTGCTATATTAGCCTTAAGTGGCTACGCCGCCCTGCCAATACTGCGGAACACCTACACAGGACTCAAAGTTATACCTGCCGGGGCGGTCCAGGCGGGGCGGGGAATGGGAATGAGTCCCTTCAAACTGCTGGGCCTGGTGGAAATCCCACTGGCCCTGCCGGTCCTGCTCGCCGGACTGCGTATCGCCTTTGTGCAGGCTATCGGAAACACTACCGTAGCAGCACTGATCGGCGCGGGAGGACTCGGTTACTTTGTTTTTCAGGGCCTCGGGCAGGCCGCGCCTGATCTGATTCTGCTGGGAGTCGTCCCGCTTATTGCCATTACCGTGGGGGCAGACAAAGGACTTAAACTGCTTGAATACCTGCTGACACCTAAGCCCTTCAGGGAGAAGTCATGA